From a region of the Solanum stenotomum isolate F172 chromosome 2, ASM1918654v1, whole genome shotgun sequence genome:
- the LOC125857118 gene encoding outer envelope pore protein 37, chloroplastic, which produces MAESKLELKSPPNPNSLIVSAPPSSPPESPPVTTGGGFVPAVWFRQRPKIRVTTEFDSDSSVFFHRISCKVLDSLAKLKFSFQNNGKGELSDPQLALTSKYLSLHYDIEEKNALVNASFDVAPGLQFKAVHEVKSQQGELAMVADLAGPAYKFELSSAVPAIGKPRATIRFPLGEVSLEEKEEEEEEEQAKRILSVNGILKGQIMNGVCTAKYKDEALDLRYCFKDEQMTFIPSISLPSNAMSFTFKRQFGPSDKLSYWYNLDTNYWSTVYKHNIGKDFKFKAGYDSEVRLGWASLWVGEESGKAKTAPMKMKVQFMLQVPQDDITSSSLMFRAKKRWDI; this is translated from the exons atGGCGGAATCCAAATTGGAATTGAAATCCCCACCAAACCCTAACTCCTTAATTGTCTCAGCACCACCTTCATCTCCACCGGAATCACCGCCGGTGACTACCGGTGGTGGATTTGTTCCAGCGGTATGGTTCCGGCAACGGCCGAAGATAAGAGTGACGACGGAGTTTGACAGCGATAGCTCTGTATTCTTCCACAGAATTTCATGCAAAGTGCTGGATAGTTTAGCGAAGTTAAAGTTTTCGTTTCAGAATAATGGTAAGGGTGAGCTATCGGATCCTCAATTGGCGTTAACTTCGAAGTATTTGTCACTTCATTATGATATTGAAGAGAAGAATGCTCTTGTCAATGCCTCGTTTGATGTGGCTCCTGGTTTGCAGTTTAAGGCTGTTCATGAAGTAAAG TCGCAACAAGGAGAACTGGCAATGGTAGCTGATCTGGCAGGTCCAGCTTACAAGTTTGAGTTGTCTTCTGCTGTTCCAGCAATTGGCAAG CCAAGAGCAACCATCAGATTTCCTTTAGGTGAAGTTTCActagaggagaaagaggaggaggaggaggaggaacaAGCTAAGAGAATACTATCAGTGAATGGAATCCTCAAAGGCCAAATCATGAATGGAGTTTGTACTGCAAAATACAAGGATGAAGCTTTGGATCTGAGATACTGCTTTAAG GATGAGCAAATGACATTTATTCCTAGCATTTCCTTGCCTTCAAATGCAATGTCATTTACCTTCAAGCGTCAATTCGGTCCTTCAGACAAGTTGAG CTACTGGTATAATTTGGACACAAACTACTGGAGCACTGTCTATAAACACAATATTGGAAAAGACTTCAAGTTTAAAGCTGGTTATGATTCGGAAGTGCGACTTGGGTGGGCATCTCTTTGG GTTGGCGAGGAAAGCGGAAAAGCAAAGACAGCTCCCATGAAGATGAAAGTACAGTTTATGCTTCAAGTGCCTCAAGATGACATTACATCTTCATCTTTGATGTTCCGCGCGAAGAAGAGGTGGGATATATGA
- the LOC125857117 gene encoding plant UBX domain-containing protein 7 has translation MDGVMSASDQQMLVSSFLEIAVGQTADTARQFLQATSWKLDEAIQLFYIGNESGAAAFFNSPQLGNDALLGDPSLSGVVNDSVDTNLVQGDGDDVRPPLPVKREVLYDNAVLYGSSGMGGSSREPRLVVPFRNFEEEMKHPGVWEAEKRSTSTADAAQDNLASLYRPPFALMYHGSFEKAKDAARAQNKWLLVNMQSTREFSSHMLNRDTWANEAVAQTIKSNFIFWQVYDDTEEGSKVCTYYKLDSMPVVLVIDPITGQKMRSWRGMVQPETLLEDLLSFMDASPSEYHVNLSHKRPRETPQAPRHPQPQPQPQPQPQPQNEIGEEDEELQRALAASMEGIEDSGSVASKETNEAASDVVKEENLIKKPSYPPLPEEPKGDRNLLCRVAIRFPDGRRLQRNFLRTDSIKLLWSFCSTQFEEAESRPFKFTQAIPGVSKFLEFDNNMTFEESGLANSIISFTWE, from the exons GCAACAAGCTGGAAGCTTGATGAAGCAATTCAGCTTTTCTACATAGGAAATGAGAGTGGGGCAGCAGCATTTTTTAACTCTCCACAGTTGGGGAATGATGCACTTCTTGGTGATCCAAGCTTGAG TGGAGTTGTAAACGACTCAGTAGACACCAATTTGGTACAAGGCGATGGAGATGATGTGCGTCCACCTTTACCTGTAAAAAGGGAAGTTCTTTATGACAATGCGGTACTTTATGG TTCTTCGGGAATGGGAGGTTCATCACGTGAACCTCGTCTAGTAGTTCCCTTTCGCAACTTTGAGGAGGAAATGAAGCATCCGGGAGTCTGGGAGGCAGAGAAACGTTCTACTTCTACAGCAGATGCTGCTCAAGACAATCTTGCTTCTTTGTATCGTCCTCCTTTTGCCTTGATGTACCATGGGTCTTTTGAGAAG GCAAAAGATGCTGCTAGAGCGCAAAACAAATGGCTCTTGGTGAATATGCAGTCCACGCGAGAATTCAGCTCACATATG CTTAACCGAGACACTTGGGCTAATGAGGCTGTTGCCCAGACTATCAAAAGTAACTTCATCTTCTGGCAG GTGTATGATGATACTGAGGAGGGCAGCAAAGTTTGCACGTACTACAAGTTAGATTCTATGCCTGTCGTATTGGTAATTGATCCTATAACAGGTCAGAAGATGCGTTCTTGGCGTGGAATGGTTCAGCCAGAAACTTTGCTAGAG GATCTCCTATCCTTCATGGATGCTAGCCCCTCAGAATATCATGTTAATCTATCTCATAAACGACCCAGAGAAACTCCTCAGGCACCTCGTCATCCTCAACCTCAACCTCAACCTCAACCTCAGCCTCAGCCTCAGA ATGAAATTGGAGAAGAGGATGAAGAACTACAACGAGCATTGGCAGCCTCTATGGAAGGTATAGAAGATTCTGGTTCAGTTGCCTCTAAAGAGACTAATGAAGCTGCCAGTGATGTTGTAAAAGAGGAGAACTTGATAAAGAAGCCTTCTTATCCACCTCTACCTGAAGAACCCAAGGGTGACAGGAACCTTCTCTGCAGAGTTGCAATTCGCTTTCCTGATGGACGCAGGCTTCAAAGGAATTTCTTACGAACCGACTCAATTAAG CTGCTATGGTCCTTCTGTTCTACTCAGTTTGAGGAAGCTGAGTCGAGGCCATTCAAATTCACGCAAGCAATTCCAGGTGTATCAAAGTTTTTGGAGTTCGATAACAACATGACCTTTGAGGAATCCGGTCTTGCCAATTCTATTATTTCATTCACTTGGGAGTGA